The Chryseobacterium sp. 52 genome includes a region encoding these proteins:
- a CDS encoding helix-turn-helix domain-containing protein — translation MDSHSSIDIEKLDKPYFVWFEEDWRHDDILHSHKKGQLVYVESGFQYITVDGRLYLLPQNHAAWIPPGAIHKTNSHSEKIKLMTMFADVEKDSVFHHEINVFSVPPVLKEMIKYAERWSKNTRKNPDEILFLKALFNELPRFVEHSLKLHISLPKDKRLSKPIDYLHNHYREDFKIEDLSEVSLLSLRTLERIFKKETGITLNKYQQILRIIKSLELLSSGELTISETAYAVGYKSVQAFTRSFQAVMQFRPTDFIKTTQ, via the coding sequence ATGGATTCTCACAGCAGTATTGATATTGAAAAACTGGATAAGCCGTATTTTGTGTGGTTTGAAGAAGACTGGCGGCATGATGACATTCTTCATTCCCACAAGAAAGGGCAGTTGGTGTATGTAGAAAGCGGATTCCAGTATATCACCGTCGATGGGAGGCTCTATCTGCTTCCGCAGAACCATGCAGCATGGATTCCTCCTGGTGCTATTCATAAAACCAATTCCCATTCTGAAAAGATTAAACTGATGACCATGTTTGCCGATGTAGAAAAAGACAGTGTTTTTCATCATGAGATCAACGTTTTTTCCGTTCCTCCCGTTTTAAAGGAAATGATAAAGTATGCAGAAAGATGGTCAAAAAACACACGGAAAAACCCTGATGAAATCCTGTTTTTAAAAGCACTTTTTAATGAACTTCCGCGTTTTGTGGAGCATTCACTGAAGCTCCATATCAGTCTTCCTAAAGACAAGCGTCTGTCTAAGCCGATAGATTATCTGCACAATCATTATCGGGAAGATTTCAAAATAGAAGATCTGAGTGAGGTTTCTCTGCTCTCTTTGCGTACTCTGGAACGTATTTTTAAAAAGGAAACAGGAATAACCCTGAATAAATACCAGCAGATATTGAGGATCATTAAAAGTCTGGAACTGCTGAGTTCCGGGGAACTTACCATTTCGGAAACCGCTTATGCAGTAGGGTATAAGAGTGTACAGGCTTTTACAAGAAGTTTTCAGGCGGTGATGCAGTTCAGACCGACAGATTTTATAAAAACGACTCAATAG
- a CDS encoding mannan-binding lectin, translating to MSKFKINIIAGPLWSNDEAQKLGGRIAAAHLGKFTGQWSTIVEGQMSVIEVEFDTERSGSTEYTMDVLAGPIWSNEDAKEVCPSICASYGGTWNGQWTTVVEGQMSVCGCTFKF from the coding sequence ATGTCAAAATTCAAAATCAACATCATTGCAGGTCCGCTTTGGAGCAACGATGAAGCACAAAAATTAGGAGGTCGTATTGCTGCGGCACATTTAGGAAAATTCACTGGACAATGGAGCACTATTGTCGAAGGTCAGATGAGCGTTATCGAAGTTGAATTCGATACAGAGCGATCTGGAAGTACAGAATATACAATGGACGTTTTAGCGGGACCAATCTGGAGCAATGAAGATGCGAAAGAAGTATGTCCTTCAATTTGTGCTTCTTACGGAGGTACATGGAACGGACAATGGACTACAGTCGTAGAAGGCCAAATGAGCGTTTGCGGCTGCACATTTAAATTCTAA
- a CDS encoding MBL fold metallo-hydrolase gives MKLQLWRNATLLVQIDGKNILIDPMLGEKGSLGKFPMTDNELLNPLVDLPFSEEELKNKLSTIDAVAVTHLHPDHWDQKAIELLHKNTPLICPDLISEQLAEYGFKNIISITDSVTWKNINISITQGRHGTGEIGEKMGTVNGFVFDAGGKALYVVGDSIWYDGIAAEIEKYKPQHVVVAGGAATFSVGDPIVMTAEDVIQTCKYTPESKVWVTHLEAVSHCKENREWIQREINKNGLQERCIVLKDGEEAELSFL, from the coding sequence ATGAAACTACAATTATGGCGGAATGCCACACTGTTGGTCCAAATCGATGGGAAGAATATCCTGATTGACCCTATGCTTGGCGAGAAAGGCTCTCTGGGGAAATTTCCGATGACAGATAACGAACTGTTGAATCCTCTGGTAGACCTTCCGTTCAGTGAAGAAGAATTAAAAAACAAACTGTCAACAATCGATGCTGTGGCAGTAACTCATCTTCATCCCGATCACTGGGATCAAAAAGCTATTGAACTTTTACATAAAAATACGCCTTTGATATGCCCTGATCTTATTTCAGAACAGCTCGCCGAATATGGTTTTAAAAATATAATTTCCATTACAGACAGTGTCACCTGGAAAAATATCAATATTTCTATAACCCAGGGTCGTCACGGGACAGGAGAAATAGGAGAAAAAATGGGGACTGTGAATGGATTTGTCTTTGATGCAGGAGGTAAAGCCCTTTATGTTGTGGGGGACAGCATCTGGTATGATGGGATTGCAGCCGAAATTGAGAAGTATAAGCCACAACATGTCGTTGTAGCAGGAGGAGCGGCAACTTTTTCTGTTGGTGACCCTATTGTCATGACTGCGGAAGATGTTATCCAAACGTGTAAATATACTCCTGAATCTAAAGTCTGGGTGACGCATCTTGAAGCTGTAAGCCACTGTAAAGAAAACCGTGAATGGATTCAAAGGGAAATTAATAAAAATGGATTACAGGAAAGATGTATTGTTTTAAAAGATGGCGAAGAAGCTGAACTTAGCTTTCTCTGA
- a CDS encoding YetF domain-containing protein: MLSVFLLSLDWKELLLGHEEWSFLLEIILRTAIMFLAIIIGLRVLGKRGVKQLSIFELVVIIGLGSAAGDPMFNKDVGIISSILVFVVIILLYSIITFFIGKNKRFEKLLEGSSIYLIQNGEFSINNFKKENLGSDEFFAELRLKGVSQLGQVETAIEEISGEISVFYYEDKEVKYGLPIMPESLKDSLKKIRKEGYYSCTFCGHTAYKTEAGTENCPKCKKDEWVEASNRKRVT, translated from the coding sequence ATGCTTTCAGTATTTTTATTAAGCCTTGATTGGAAAGAATTATTATTAGGGCATGAAGAATGGTCTTTTCTTTTAGAGATCATATTGCGAACTGCCATTATGTTTCTTGCCATTATAATCGGACTGAGAGTTTTAGGCAAAAGAGGAGTTAAGCAGCTATCTATTTTTGAACTGGTCGTTATTATCGGTTTGGGTTCTGCAGCCGGTGATCCGATGTTTAATAAAGATGTCGGTATTATTTCTTCCATTCTTGTGTTTGTGGTCATTATCCTTTTATACAGTATTATTACTTTTTTTATCGGGAAAAATAAAAGGTTCGAGAAGTTGCTGGAAGGAAGTTCTATATACCTGATTCAAAACGGCGAGTTTTCCATTAATAATTTTAAGAAAGAAAATTTAGGCAGCGATGAATTCTTTGCAGAACTTAGATTGAAAGGGGTTTCCCAGTTGGGACAGGTAGAAACTGCTATAGAAGAAATATCCGGAGAAATCAGTGTGTTTTATTATGAAGATAAAGAGGTAAAATACGGGCTTCCTATTATGCCGGAATCATTAAAAGATTCATTGAAAAAGATCCGGAAAGAAGGTTATTATTCCTGTACTTTCTGCGGACATACAGCATATAAAACAGAAGCAGGTACTGAAAACTGTCCCAAATGTAAAAAAGACGAATGGGTAGAAGCCAGTAACAGAAAAAGAGTTACTTAG
- the bioB gene encoding biotin synthase BioB: protein MDNKTIVRNNWTKEEIEEIYHQPLMELIYKAATVHREWHNPEEVQISTLLSIKTGGCVEDCSYCGQAARYHTNIKVQALLPTEKVIEHAQKAKDSGSSRFCMAAAWREVRNNRDFDRVIDMVKGVNELGLEVCCTLGMLTEEQAVRLQEAGLYAYNHNLDTSEQYYEEIISTRTFDNRINTINNVRKAGITVCSGGIIGLGETHRDRISMLLTLATMPRHPESVPINALARVAGTPLENNPKVDTWEMVRMIATARIVMPSSMVRLSAGRIEMDETEQAWCFMAGANSIFTGERETLLVTPNPGVSEDMQMLNTLGLKPMKSEVNTRETCKV, encoded by the coding sequence ATGGATAACAAAACAATAGTCAGAAACAACTGGACCAAAGAAGAAATAGAAGAAATTTATCACCAGCCTCTTATGGAGCTGATCTACAAGGCGGCTACAGTACATCGTGAATGGCATAATCCTGAAGAGGTGCAGATCTCTACTTTATTATCCATAAAAACAGGAGGTTGTGTAGAGGACTGTTCATATTGTGGACAGGCTGCACGTTATCATACCAACATTAAAGTACAGGCTTTATTACCCACAGAAAAAGTCATTGAACATGCTCAAAAGGCCAAAGATTCAGGGTCTTCAAGATTCTGTATGGCTGCTGCATGGCGTGAAGTACGTAACAACCGTGATTTCGACCGCGTTATTGATATGGTAAAAGGGGTCAATGAATTGGGACTTGAAGTATGCTGTACCTTGGGAATGCTGACAGAAGAACAGGCTGTCCGTCTTCAGGAAGCAGGATTATATGCCTACAATCATAATCTGGATACTTCAGAGCAGTATTATGAAGAAATAATCTCTACCCGTACATTCGACAATAGAATCAATACGATTAATAATGTACGAAAAGCTGGAATTACAGTTTGTTCCGGAGGAATTATAGGGTTGGGAGAAACGCATAGAGACCGGATTTCAATGCTGCTGACATTAGCAACGATGCCCAGACATCCGGAATCCGTTCCCATTAATGCATTGGCAAGAGTAGCAGGAACACCACTTGAAAACAATCCGAAAGTGGATACTTGGGAAATGGTAAGAATGATTGCTACAGCAAGAATTGTAATGCCATCGTCAATGGTTCGGCTTAGCGCAGGAAGAATAGAAATGGATGAGACCGAACAGGCCTGGTGCTTTATGGCAGGAGCCAATTCTATTTTTACAGGAGAAAGAGAAACCTTATTGGTAACGCCCAACCCGGGAGTCTCGGAAGATATGCAAATGTTGAATACATTAGGGTTAAAACCTATGAAATCGGAAGTGAATACCAGAGAAACCTGTAAAGTGTAG
- a CDS encoding winged helix-turn-helix transcriptional regulator, translated as MNFEEFKNCGLRKSLDILSGKWKPLILQNLFEEDQVRFIELWRKMPRVSKKVLSEQLKQMEENHIIQRIEVYNFPPEVYYKLTDKARELGPILHQLHQWGNSLTS; from the coding sequence ATGAATTTTGAAGAATTTAAAAACTGCGGACTCAGAAAGAGCCTGGATATTCTTTCCGGAAAATGGAAACCCCTGATTCTTCAGAATCTTTTTGAGGAAGATCAGGTACGTTTTATAGAATTGTGGCGCAAAATGCCGCGGGTTTCAAAGAAAGTACTTTCGGAACAGCTGAAACAGATGGAGGAAAATCATATCATTCAACGGATTGAAGTCTACAATTTTCCTCCGGAAGTATATTACAAGCTGACTGATAAAGCCAGGGAATTGGGACCTATTCTTCATCAGCTGCATCAATGGGGAAATAGTCTTACTTCCTGA
- the bioA gene encoding adenosylmethionine--8-amino-7-oxononanoate transaminase produces the protein MYNLKSRDKAVNWHPYTQMKTADDAIPIIRGKGVYLYDNEGKKYIDAVSSWWVTLHGHAHPYIAEQVFQQLNTLEQVIFAGFTHEPAIQLSENLLQLLPENQQKVFYSDNGSTAVEVALKMCIQYAYNQEKAKTKIIAFKDAYHGDTFGAMSVSGRSAWTQPFGEMLFEVIFIDTPDSQNMDALQSQIAHIADEIACFIYEPLIQGAAGMLMHSAEDLSELMKFCRSKGIIMIQDEVFTGFGRTGKLFAADHLTEQPDIMCFSKGLTGGTMPMGITTCSQEIFNAFLSDDKYKTLFHGHSFTANPLACTAALASMELLLKQETLSSIDRIRVQHSDFSKILAEHPNVENVRQTGTILAFEYKTDQNTSYFNEIGKRLYDEFLQRGIIMRPLGNVMYLVPPYCITSEELDFIYQNILEVLNLFRK, from the coding sequence ATGTATAATTTAAAAAGCAGGGATAAAGCCGTCAACTGGCATCCCTACACCCAAATGAAGACCGCAGATGATGCTATTCCGATTATCAGAGGGAAAGGGGTCTATCTTTATGACAATGAAGGGAAAAAATACATCGATGCTGTTTCGTCGTGGTGGGTTACTTTACACGGCCATGCCCATCCCTATATTGCAGAACAGGTATTCCAACAGCTCAATACACTAGAGCAGGTGATTTTTGCAGGTTTTACCCATGAACCGGCTATACAGCTTTCGGAAAATTTATTGCAACTGCTTCCGGAAAACCAGCAGAAGGTTTTTTATTCCGATAATGGCTCTACCGCCGTGGAAGTAGCTTTAAAAATGTGTATTCAGTATGCGTATAATCAGGAAAAAGCAAAAACAAAAATAATCGCTTTTAAAGATGCCTATCATGGGGATACTTTTGGAGCGATGTCTGTAAGCGGAAGAAGTGCCTGGACTCAGCCTTTCGGAGAAATGCTGTTTGAAGTGATCTTTATTGATACGCCCGATTCTCAGAATATGGATGCTTTACAATCACAAATTGCTCATATAGCTGATGAGATTGCATGTTTTATTTATGAACCTTTGATACAGGGAGCAGCGGGGATGTTAATGCATTCTGCTGAAGACCTCAGTGAACTGATGAAATTTTGCAGATCAAAAGGCATTATCATGATTCAGGATGAAGTTTTTACAGGTTTTGGAAGGACAGGGAAGCTTTTTGCGGCCGATCACCTTACTGAACAACCGGATATTATGTGCTTTTCAAAAGGATTAACAGGAGGAACGATGCCTATGGGAATTACAACCTGCTCTCAGGAGATTTTTAATGCATTTTTATCGGATGACAAATATAAAACACTGTTTCACGGACATTCCTTTACGGCAAATCCGTTAGCCTGTACTGCAGCGCTGGCGAGTATGGAACTTTTATTAAAGCAGGAAACGCTATCGTCCATTGACCGTATACGTGTTCAGCATTCAGACTTTTCAAAGATTCTTGCGGAACATCCCAATGTTGAAAATGTACGGCAGACCGGAACTATTCTGGCTTTTGAATATAAAACCGATCAGAATACTTCTTATTTTAATGAAATCGGAAAAAGACTATATGATGAATTTCTACAGCGGGGAATCATTATGCGTCCGCTGGGAAATGTGATGTATTTAGTTCCTCCTTATTGCATTACTTCCGAAGAACTGGATTTTATTTATCAGAATATTCTTGAGGTTTTAAATCTATTCAGGAAGTAA
- a CDS encoding CynX/NimT family MFS transporter: MMKNETRKNASYVLMIINVLIVILISSNLRSPIISVSPVLTDIQDALKLDSFQVSLLTSIPLFMFATCSVLVSRFSHQFSISRFLMYSVIILSFGLFLRITGSVWMLFAGSVFIGLGICIGNVVTPGYIKNTFPKQIGLMTGIFAVSMNLTAALASGFSVRIGEWTGFGWRGSLGIWLIIAGLGLFVLILELIFSKKNPGQSKAALSVSDFNMFKSAQAWNISAFMGLQSLFYYCMMAWLPSFLTDYNMQGESTGWVLFVIQITMIPITFCAPIIASKMKDQRVLIVFICALMFTSTIMFAWLQSQWIYANAIIIGISNGLSFSLSILFFSTRTKNSANAVKISGMAQSVGYLIAAFGPPVFGKLHDWDPSWKSSFYFLSCAVVLMFYFGMKAARNKCVED; encoded by the coding sequence ATGATGAAGAATGAAACAAGAAAGAATGCTTCTTATGTTCTGATGATAATTAACGTGCTGATTGTAATCCTCATATCCAGCAATCTGAGATCTCCCATCATTTCCGTTTCACCGGTATTGACTGATATACAGGATGCCTTGAAACTGGACAGTTTTCAGGTTAGTCTCCTTACCTCTATTCCCCTGTTTATGTTTGCAACCTGCTCTGTTCTGGTCAGCCGATTTTCCCACCAATTCAGTATCAGCAGATTTCTGATGTATTCCGTGATTATTTTGAGTTTTGGATTATTCTTACGGATTACAGGATCTGTCTGGATGCTTTTTGCAGGCTCTGTTTTCATCGGTCTGGGGATTTGTATAGGAAATGTGGTGACACCGGGATATATCAAGAATACTTTTCCCAAACAAATTGGTTTAATGACCGGAATTTTTGCCGTTTCTATGAATCTTACCGCAGCACTGGCATCCGGTTTCAGTGTTAGAATTGGAGAATGGACAGGGTTTGGATGGCGTGGTTCACTCGGAATCTGGCTTATCATTGCCGGGCTGGGGCTTTTCGTTCTTATTCTGGAACTTATATTCAGTAAAAAGAATCCGGGTCAGTCGAAAGCAGCATTAAGTGTTTCTGATTTTAATATGTTTAAATCTGCACAGGCCTGGAATATTAGTGCATTCATGGGGTTGCAGTCGTTGTTTTATTACTGTATGATGGCATGGTTACCGTCATTCCTTACAGATTATAATATGCAGGGTGAAAGCACAGGATGGGTTTTATTTGTCATTCAGATCACTATGATTCCTATTACTTTCTGTGCCCCGATTATTGCCAGCAAAATGAAAGATCAGCGGGTTCTGATTGTTTTTATCTGTGCTTTAATGTTTACAAGTACAATCATGTTCGCGTGGCTCCAATCTCAATGGATCTACGCCAATGCCATTATCATCGGGATTTCCAACGGATTGTCTTTCAGTTTATCAATTCTGTTCTTTTCAACAAGGACAAAAAACAGTGCCAATGCCGTAAAAATATCAGGAATGGCACAATCTGTAGGCTATCTGATTGCAGCCTTCGGGCCTCCGGTCTTCGGGAAACTTCACGATTGGGATCCTTCCTGGAAAAGTTCTTTTTACTTTTTAAGTTGTGCTGTTGTGCTGATGTTCTATTTCGGAATGAAAGCAGCCAGAAATAAATGTGTTGAAGACTAA